CGGGAGGACCAGGACCAGTTCGCCTACCACAGCCACCGCAAGGCGATGGAGGCGATCCGGGCGGGGAAATTCCGCGACGAGATCGTCCCCGTCCCGACCGTCGTCTTCCGCGAGGACGAGGCCGGGAAGCCGGTCCGCCGGGAGATCGTCTTCGAGGTCGACGAGGGGCCCCGGGCGGACACCACGGTCGAGGCGCTGGCGAAGCTCAAGCCCGCCTTCGACGCGCGGGGAACGGTGACCGCGGGGAATTCGTCCCAGATGAGCGACGGCGCGGCCGCGTCGATCGTGGTGTCGGAGAAGGCGCTCAAGGGGCTGGGCGTCGAGCCGTTGGCGCGCTTCCTCGGGTTCGCGGCGGCGGGCGTCGCCCCGGAAGTCATGGGAATCGGGCCGATCGAGGCGATCCCGAAGCTGCTGAAGCGGGTCCGGATCAAGAGCACCCGGCTCGACCTGGTCGAGCTGAACGAGGCGTTCGCCGCCCAGTCGCTCCCCGTCATCCGGGAGCTTTCGCTCGACCCGGACCGGGTGAACGTCAACGGCGGCGCGATCGCGCTCGGCCACCCGCTCGGGTGCACGGGCGCAAAGCTCACCGCCACGCTCCTCCACGAGATGAAGCGGCGCGGCGCGGCCCTCGGGCTGGTGTCGATGTGCATCGGGGGCGGGATGGGGGCCGCGGGGCTGTTCGAGCGGTCCTGAAAGAGCGTAGAATCGGGGAAGCAGCCACCTTTTCCTGACCCGACCGCCGGCGGTCCGGCGGCGAGAACGGGGGTCGGTTTCCTCCGATGAAATTCCGGAAGGACAGGTATCTCTCCGTTTTCGGGAATCTTCCCAATCCCGCGTTCCTCTTCGACCGCGACGGCCGGCTGGAGAACATGAACCGCGCCGCCGCCCTGCTGCTCGGCGAAAGCTTCGAGCCGGGGCGGACGGGTCGCGGGAACGCACCCCGGGGGGAACCTCCTCCCGTTCTCGCCGAGGATCTGGCCCGCTTCCTCGAGGCCGACATCCCGTCCCGGGGGTTCGAGAAGGCGATCGAAACGCCCGCGGGGCTTTGCCACTACCAGGTGGAGATGCGGCGGACGAACGACGCCTCCGGGAAGATCGACGGAACGGTGGTCATCCTCAACGACATCACGCGCCGGAAGGAGGCCGAGGAGACCCTTCAGGTCCTCCTGGACGAGATGGAGGCCCGGGTGGAGGAGCGGGCCGGGGAGGAGGAGCGGACGCAGCGGCACCTCAACCGGGCGCTGCGGA
This is a stretch of genomic DNA from Deltaproteobacteria bacterium. It encodes these proteins:
- a CDS encoding acetyl-CoA C-acyltransferase, translating into MTKAYIISSVRTAVGRAYRGNLKDTRPDDLGAAAIRGALAQVPNLDPARIDDVILGCAMPEGEQGMNVARICSLKAGLPDSVPAMTVNRFCSSGLQAIAMAADRIMAGFADVIVAGGTESMTMVPMGGNKPSFNPEIVENRPEVFLPMGLTAEEVARRFQVTREDQDQFAYHSHRKAMEAIRAGKFRDEIVPVPTVVFREDEAGKPVRREIVFEVDEGPRADTTVEALAKLKPAFDARGTVTAGNSSQMSDGAAASIVVSEKALKGLGVEPLARFLGFAAAGVAPEVMGIGPIEAIPKLLKRVRIKSTRLDLVELNEAFAAQSLPVIRELSLDPDRVNVNGGAIALGHPLGCTGAKLTATLLHEMKRRGAALGLVSMCIGGGMGAAGLFERS